A stretch of the Solanum dulcamara chromosome 6, daSolDulc1.2, whole genome shotgun sequence genome encodes the following:
- the LOC129893469 gene encoding rho guanine nucleotide exchange factor 8-like, whose amino-acid sequence MVNEENKYQKSRSFNFRKIFEIPSRLAHTIGGESGSDDDEEMDDKVQFISQGGIPLENQQIDGAFDRPTDTELVSSLIKDGPKAGNPPKGKPSDIELMKERFSKMLLGEDMSGGGKGVSSALALSNAITNLAASVFGEQSKLEPMSQQRKERWRKEIDWLLSVTDYIVEFVPGQQKSKDGTNMEIMVTQQRKDLLMNIPALKKLDAMLIDCLDNFKDSKEFWYISKDADESEKGVQKNDKWWLPTIKVPPEGLSEASRRWLQYQKDCVNQVLKASMAINAQILAEMEVPENYIESLPKNGRSSLGDSIYKNITVEFFDPEQFLSTMDMSSEHKVLNLKDRIEASIVIWKRKMHQKDAKSSWVPAVSLEKRELFEERAETILLLIKDRFTGIPQSSLEISKIQYNRDVGHSVLESYSRVLESLANTVTSRIEDVLYADSVAQDPSLAIAKWNRSADSSPQQPLSGMSTPKEESERLSSTEETPTSMTLFDFMGWNMEQGEGDINKSRSTGNLDSFPQR is encoded by the exons ATGGTTAACGAAGAAAATAAGTATCAGAAGTCGAGATCTTTCAATTTTAGGAAGATATTTGAGATTCCAAGTAGATTGGCACATACCATTGGAGGGGAGAGTGGTAGTGATGACGACGAGGAGATGGATGACAAGGTCCAATTTATTAGCCAAGGAGGAATACCATTAGAAAATCAACAGATAGATGGTGCTTTCGATCGGCCTACAGATACTGAACTTGTTTCAAGCTTGATCAAGGATGGACCCAAGGCAGGAAATCCCCCTAAAGGCAAACCTTCGG ACATTGAGTTGATGAAAGAACGGTTTTCAAAGATGCTTTTAGGAGAGGATATGTCAGGAGGAGGCAAAGGTGTTTCATCAGCTCTGGCTTTATCAAATGCCATTACCAATCTAGCTG CTTCTGTTTTTGGAGAACAATCGAAATTGGAGCCCATGTCTCAACAGAGAAAAGAAAGGTGGAGAAAAGAAATCGACTGGCTTTTATCTGTGACAGATTACATTGTTGAGTTTGTTCCAGGACAACAAAAATCAAAAGATGGAACAAACATGGAG ATAATGGTtactcaacaaagaaaagaTCTGCTCATGAACATCCCTGCTCTAAAGAAGCTCGATGCAATGCTCATT GATTGCTTAGATAATTTCAAAGACTCAAAAGAATTCTGGTATATCTCGAAAGATGCTGATGAATCTGAAAAAGGTGTCCAGAAGAATGATAAGTGGTGGCTACCTACCATCAAAGTTCCACCCGAGGGCCTCTCAGAGGCATCTAGAAGATGGCTACAATATCAGAAGGATTGTGTGAACCAAGTACTCAAAGCATCCATGGCGATTAACGCCCAAATACTAGCAGAAATGGAAGTCCCTGAAAACTACATCGAGTCTCTTCCCAAG AATGGTAGATCAAGTCTTGGTGATTCAATCTACAAGAACATCACTGTCGAGTTTTTTGATCCAGAACAATTCCTTTCAACTATGGATATGTCATCGGAACATAAAGTTCTTAACTTGAAAGACAGAATTGAAGCATCTATTGTGATTTGGAAGAGAAAGATGCACCAAAAAGATGCAAAGTCTTCCTGGGTTCCAGCTGTGAGTTTGGAGAAGAGGGAGCTCTTTGAAGAGAGAGCAGAGACTATCTTACTCTTGATAAAAGACAGATTTACTGGAATCCCTCAATCTTCCCTTGAGATAAGTAAAATCCAATATAACCGA GATGTGGGACATTCTGTTCTAGAGAGCTATTCAAGAGTGCTAGAAAGTCTAGCCAACACAGTAACATCACGTATTGAGGATGTCCTATACGCAGATTCTGTCGCACAAGATCCATCACTTGCAATAGCAAAGTGGAACCGTTCAGCTGATTCTTCACCTCAACAACCACTAAGTGGTATGTCCACTCCCAAAGAAGAGTCGGAGAGGTTAAGTTCTACAGAAGAAACACCTACCTCAATGACTTTATTTGACTTCATGGGGTGGAATATGGAACAAGGAGAGGGAGACATAAACAAGAGTCGCTCTACGGGTAACTTGGACTCTTTCCCCCAAAGATGA
- the LOC129893470 gene encoding aspartate aminotransferase, cytoplasmic, translating to MADSSNSVFAHVVRAPEDPILGVTVAYNKDTSPVTVNLGVGAYRTEEGKPLVLNVVRRAEQMLVNDTSRVKEYLSITGLADFNKLSAKLIFGADSPSIQENRVTTVQCLSGTGSLRVGAEFLARHYHEHTIYIPQPTWGNHPKVFTLAGLSVKYYRYYDPATRGLDFQGLLDDLTAAPAGAIVLLHACAHNPTGVDPTIDQWEKIRQLMRSKGLLPFFDSAYQGFASGNLDADAQSVRMFVADGGECLAAQSYAKNMGLYGERVGALSIVCKDSDVASKVESQLKMVIRPMYSNPPIHGASIVATILKDRKMYDEWTVELKAMADRIISMRQLLFDAMQARGTPGDWSHIIKQIGMFTFTGLNAEQVSFMTREYHIYMTSDGRISMAGLSSRTVPHLADAMHAAVTRAA from the exons ATGGCAGATTCCTCTAATTCTGTTTTTGCTCATGTTGTTCGTGCTCCTGAAGATCCCATCTTGGGG GTTACAGTTGCTTATAACAAAGATACCAGCCCAGTGACAGTGAATTTGGGTGTTGGCGCATATCGAACTGag GAAGGAAAGCCCCTTGTCCTCAATGTGGTGAGACGAGCTGAACAAATGCTTGTCAATGACAC GTCTCGGGTGAAGGAATATCTCTCAATTACTGGACTAGCGGATTTTAACAAACTGAGTGCCAAGCTTATATTTGGTGCTGACAG CCCTTCCATTCAAGAGAATAGGGTGACCACTGTTCAGTGCTTGTCGGGCACAGGTTCTTTGAGGGTTGGTGCTGAGTTTCTGGCTAGGCATTATCATGAA CATACTATATATATACCACAGCCAACATGGGGAAACCATCCTAAGGTTTTCACTTTAGCTGGGCTTTCAGTAAAATATTATCGTTACTATGACCCAGCAACACGAGGCCTGGATTTTCAAG GATTATTGGATGATCTTACTGCTGCACCAGCTGGTGCAATAGTTCTTCTCCATGCTTGTGCTCATAACCCAACAGGCGTTGATCCAACAATTGACCAGTGGGAGAAAATCAGGCAGTTGATGAGGTCCAAGGGGTTGTTACCTTTCTTTGACAGTGCTTATCAG GGTTTTGCCAGTGGAAACCTAGATGCAGATGCACAATCTGTTCGCATGTTTGTGGCTGATGGTGGTGAATGTCTTGCAGCTCAGagttatgccaaaaacatgggACTGTATGGAGAGCGTGTCGGTGCCCTTAGCATT GTTTGCAAAGATAGCGATGTTGCAAGCAAAGTCGAAAGCCAGCTAAAGATGGTTATAAGGCCAATGTACTCAAATCCACCAATTCATGGTgcgtctattgttgctactatACTCAAGGACAG AAAAATGTACGACGAATGGACAGTTGAGCTGAAAGCAATGGCCGACCGAATTATTAGCATGCGCCAGCTTCTCTTTGATGCCATGCAAGCTCGAG GTACACCAGGTGATTGGAGTCATATCATCAAGCAAATTGGAATGTTTACTTTCACAGGATTGAATGCTGAGCAAGTCTCGTTCATGACTAGAGAGTATCATATTTACATGACATCTGATGG GAGAATTAGCATGGCAGGTCTTAGTTCTCGGACAGTTCCTCATCTTGCTGACGCCATGCATGCTGCTGTTACTAGGGCGGCCTAG